From the Argentina anserina chromosome 3, drPotAnse1.1, whole genome shotgun sequence genome, the window ATAATTATTATGATCCCATCTAAGAGATGATACACCTACTAATACAGGGCGACCCTAATCTTCTCTTGACTTGAGTATTCTCTTGAATCTCCTCCAGGTGCAAGATGATTTCTTTAAATGTAGGTCGGCAATCTGGATTCGGGTGCCAGCAATTTTTTAAAAGCCTATATTGTGCACAAGCAAAGCAGGATTACTCCACAATCTTGCAAAGCAAATACATGTCTAGCTCATTTACATATATGCAAGAAGGTAATCTATTGTGACTAATCATGTCGTACTTTCTAAGTTACGGGAATCCTGTATTATTTAGTACATATGGCTGCAAGTTATATACTTGTGCGTgttaaacaatatatatacttgtagTACAAAAACACTCACGATCTAATTCGTTCTGGGTATAAATACGAGTAGAGAGGTGGTCTTGAATGTTCATATGCTCTCTTGTCTGCAATTTGTTCAGGATCCTCTGCGAGATTTGGTGGTCCTCCCAGAAACATCTGTAAGCAAAACCATGAATATGAGTTATGTTTGATCTTTACACTTACAAAGAATTATTTCTATCAGCCTGAGCTAGAGGAAATGCACCTCATGTACTATTAGAGCAAATGAGAAGATATCGATACTCTTCCCATACGATTCTCGGCGATAAACCTCTGGCGCCATATACCGATCTAGCATATACGATGACAATAATTTAGGAGAGTAATTAAGCACCAGATTATTATAACAATACAAAATTTTGTGTCAAAAGACATTCTTACATGAGCCTGTCCTTCCTGTCATTTTATAACCTGATACATCATTGTGCTGGGCGATTTTGCTTAAGCCAAAATCTGTGACCTTAAGGCGTCCAGCTTCGTCTTGTAACACATTTCTAGACCAACATAGAAGAAGCATTAGCTTCCAAGGAGGGTTGAATGGAACAATTTACTTTAGTAGACCGTCATGTTTTCTTTACTTCGTACCTTGGTGTCAAATCTCTATGGATTATAGGGCGCGGTTTATGCTCATGGAGATAATTCATGCCTCTGCAAGATTTTAGAAGATATAACCAATATATTGTTGACACTAATAATGGAGTACACAGATGAATATAAATGAGGATATCACATAAATATTAGGACACATATATTAGGCAAACAAGATTTGATAAAAGCTAATAGATGGGACAATAACCAGTTACATATCAATCGCGTAAGTACCTGGCAATATCTAAAGCATAACCAATAACTGTTTGCAGATCAAGtcttcctttctttttcaatATATCATGTAAACTTCCCTAATACATTCACATTGATGGAAGAAAACATTAGCATGAACTCAGaaagaacatgaaaaattaCAGCCAAAGAATATTTACATTGCAAAGAAACTCAGTAAGGAAGATCAAGCGATCAGGGTGCTTCATGACCCCAAGGAATTGCACTATGTTAGGGTGTCGCAACCGTTGCCACAAAGCAAGTTCTTTAAGAAAAAGATCCCTGCAATTGGCAAGTTAGTTAATGTTCCTTGAATCCAGTGAGGAAAGATATCTGCATTACAATCTCTCATAGTTCAATCTATTTAGAAAGATAACAAACAGCAGATTGATTGCAACTATAAATCAaagtaaaaatcataacaaaaGTACTGCATCTCGGTAGTTACAACATGTTAACATGAAATAGAGCAGTTCCTCAAACATTTATATAATGAGTACAAACCAGGAAACCAATGAAGACAGAAAACTCACTTCACAGTGGGTTTAGAAGCGATGGAAGGACGGATTGTTTTAGCAGCAACTTCAGTGCCGCGCCACTTTACTAAATAAATTTCACCATATGCTCCCTGCTTTACTAATTTTATTTCACATATGAAGCATGAAAAGTGTAATATAGAAGCAGGTGCAGAGGTTCaatatttaacaaaataatattaaataaaaatatatttagaaCTATTAGTTCCCAgtaaaatttcaaatgataATACCACCTCTCCAATAAGTGTTGCCTCGTCCATGTTCACCTCTTTATAAGAAATTACATAGCAAGGAAGATGAGAGTCAAGCCCCACCTAATCGTAATCATAGTAGAAGAATAAGTGGAGAAGAATCGATACAACATAGGATTCAAGAAATCTTTTTTAGAATACATGTGTGAGTGAAGTGGTGaagtgagaaaaaaaatggaagtGATATATTACCGGATCTATTCCACCCCTATCCTCCAATATCTTGCAAATCCCATCATGACCAAAGCTACGTGCATCCGACAATGGCTGCAATATCATTCTTGTCAAATATACCTCAAAACATGTACTCGATCATAATAACTGATATGATTGAAGATGGATGAACTTACAGTGCGACCCCAACGATCTTTGCAGTTAACATCGGCACCTTTCTGGAGAAGTAGAACAACAATTTCGGTGCAGCCTTCACATGAGGCCAAATGAAGAGCTGTTCTCTTATCATAGTCGCCAAGATCCGGCTCCACGCCTTTCTCTAACTCCAGCATCACCCCTGCTCTATCCCCCTTACTTGAACAATATAGCAACCTGTATGGACCTTCTGGAGTACACTTTTTGGGCTTCTGCATCATTCCCACCTTGTCAaaccaaaattcaaacaagaaattcGAACCATACATAAAAGACTCAAACTACGTTACAAGAATTCAATGTTTAATCCAAAACCTCTATTATTTTCCAAGGAAATCAATGAAACATAACGTAAATGTAAGGCTCAAGGCTTTCCTTGtctaatttaatcaaattaaacTGTCAAGTATGAACAGATAAGATTAATTATGATACCTTTGATGACAACAATGATGATGGAGGTTTGCAATCTTCCATGATTAAGCAATTAGATAAAGAAGAGAGAGCGAGTATGAAATGAAGGGGACAATAAAATTGGATTAAGGATAAGTGATGCATTCGGAGTCTCCGAGGTATATATGGTGTCTTGAACATTATAATCTAGAAGCTAGTGAACCTCGAAATCTTCACCGAGTTAAAATTAAGGGTGAGTTGACTTGGTGCGATTGGTTTATGAGATTATATGTAAAAGGGCTGAAGAAATAGTATTGGTTTGGCTGATAATCTTAAAGTTAGAATTTGCTGTGGTTTGTCAGTAGCCAATAGTTAAGGGGTTTAGAGTTGGCGGGATATTTCAATTTTCTCAAGGGCTAGACAAACGTCGCTATAGTTTTATCCGCCAACTACAACTCCTTTATATTTATCAGTTACCAGGTGATGATATATGATCACTCTATTAACAATTCTCTACAgtccaagtttttttttttgaaaatttttattattagttaTCACCTAATGTAATTACATGAACAAGGTGACAACAATAACCAAGAATATTGTAAAGAACAGAAATTGAAACCATTTTACTAAATTTTGATTAATATTTCAATGTTCGGAACCttaaattgaaattaaaaccGTTTAGTACCGAAACATCATAGAAATGAGAATATGCTCTTCATATCATTCTGTTGATCCTAGTTTATCATCATCCGCCTCAAAAGCTTTCCTCAGGTTCTCTTCATCTGTCTCAAAAGCCTTTCTTGCTTGTTTTAGCTCTTCATTCATAGACAGCAATTCTTTACAGCGGTTAAGTTTTGGAGCATCCTGAAGAAATAGTTGTGTTAATCTTTTCTTACCAGACATAACAAAGGTAACATGGCATACCAAAGTGCAACTAATAATAAGAATCCTATACCAAAGACTATGATCATTAACATAGAAGAGTaagaaagttttcaagtaCTCCAAATTCCAAGGTCTTCAGACAATCcaaaattcaatatttaagatATATCATTAGCCTGTACTGACTAACCATCAGACTTGCCtccttattttcatttttgatgtTCAGAGCATGGTAAATTCCAACTAGAGTACTATTTCCTTGTACAGATTATCCTAACAGAGCAAATGTATATATCCTACTGAACTAGTAATTGgcattgaaaaaataaagaattttaAATCCAGACTGTAGTACCATTCCAATTTCTCATGGGTAAGGATATTATATACAGCATCGAAGATACCTTGCGGATTAGGTAGAGAAAATCCTCCACTGATAGCTTTCCCCTATTTGATCCAGTATCTTGGGCTTTATGTACCTGCATTAAGTTTTATAATTGGGTGTATTCTAACAATACCTACATTGACATATTTAGCCTACTACATATCAAGTGTACTAACCAAATCGGTGATGTATTCAACCACTATGTCCTCCATGAGAGCCACACTCTC encodes:
- the LOC126787825 gene encoding integrin-linked protein kinase 1-like isoform X3 encodes the protein MLELEKGVEPDLGDYDKRTALHLASCEGCTEIVVLLLQKGADVNCKDRWGRTPLSDARSFGHDGICKILEDRGGIDPVGLDSHLPCYVISYKEVNMDEATLIGEGAYGEIYLVKWRGTEVAAKTIRPSIASKPTVKDLFLKELALWQRLRHPNIVQFLGVMKHPDRLIFLTEFLCNGSLHDILKKKGRLDLQTVIGYALDIARGMNYLHEHKPRPIIHRDLTPRNVLQDEAGRLKVTDFGLSKIAQHNDVSGYKMTGRTGSYRYMAPEVYRRESYGKSIDIFSFALIVHEMFLGGPPNLAEDPEQIADKRAYEHSRPPLYSYLYPERIRSLLKNCWHPNPDCRPTFKEIILHLEEIQENTQVKRRLGSPCISRCIIS
- the LOC126787842 gene encoding transcription initiation factor TFIID subunit 13-like, whose protein sequence is MSKFSAGEGSSLKAKAGPSQPAETSFKRKRGVFQKELQHMMYGFGDDPNPLPESVALMEDIVVEYITDLVHKAQDTGSNRGKLSVEDFLYLIRKDAPKLNRCKELLSMNEELKQARKAFETDEENLRKAFEADDDKLGSTE
- the LOC126787825 gene encoding integrin-linked protein kinase 1-like isoform X1, whose product is MFKTPYIPRRLRMHHLSLIQFYCPLHFILALSSLSNCLIMEDCKPPSSLLSSKKPKKCTPEGPYRLLYCSSKGDRAGVMLELEKGVEPDLGDYDKRTALHLASCEGCTEIVVLLLQKGADVNCKDRWGRTPLSDARSFGHDGICKILEDRGGIDPVGLDSHLPCYVISYKEVNMDEATLIGEGAYGEIYLVKWRGTEVAAKTIRPSIASKPTVKDLFLKELALWQRLRHPNIVQFLGVMKHPDRLIFLTEFLCNGSLHDILKKKGRLDLQTVIGYALDIARGMNYLHEHKPRPIIHRDLTPRNVLQDEAGRLKVTDFGLSKIAQHNDVSGYKMTGRTGSYRYMAPEVYRRESYGKSIDIFSFALIVHEMFLGGPPNLAEDPEQIADKRAYEHSRPPLYSYLYPERIRSLLKNCWHPNPDCRPTFKEIILHLEEIQENTQVKRRLGSPCISRCIIS
- the LOC126787825 gene encoding integrin-linked protein kinase 1-like isoform X2, giving the protein MMQKPKKCTPEGPYRLLYCSSKGDRAGVMLELEKGVEPDLGDYDKRTALHLASCEGCTEIVVLLLQKGADVNCKDRWGRTPLSDARSFGHDGICKILEDRGGIDPVGLDSHLPCYVISYKEVNMDEATLIGEGAYGEIYLVKWRGTEVAAKTIRPSIASKPTVKDLFLKELALWQRLRHPNIVQFLGVMKHPDRLIFLTEFLCNGSLHDILKKKGRLDLQTVIGYALDIARGMNYLHEHKPRPIIHRDLTPRNVLQDEAGRLKVTDFGLSKIAQHNDVSGYKMTGRTGSYRYMAPEVYRRESYGKSIDIFSFALIVHEMFLGGPPNLAEDPEQIADKRAYEHSRPPLYSYLYPERIRSLLKNCWHPNPDCRPTFKEIILHLEEIQENTQVKRRLGSPCISRCIIS